In Chloroflexota bacterium, the genomic stretch GCGTATCCACGCGATCGAATGCCCGGCGCGCTACCTCAAGTCCTCGCATGGTGGCGGCACTACCGGCGGCATCGGGATCGAGCGCCAGAACGAGGTTCGTGGTGAGGCTCTTGACGGCCCGGACGTGCTTTTCCGTTAGGGCGGTGCCCATGCTCGCGACGACGTTAGTCTCGCCGTGCTGGTGCGCCATCATCACATCTGTGTAGCCTTCCACGATGACGCATTGCTTCCGCTCGCGGATGGTCTGTTGGGCGAGGTCCAAGCCGTAGAGAAGCCCGCTCTTATCAAACAGCGGCGTCTGCGGCGTGTTGAGATATTTCGGCTGGATATCGGCGCTCAGCGTGCGCGCGCCGAACCCGCAGAAACGACCCCGCGCATCCCGGATGGGAAACATGATCCTGCTACGAAAGCGATCGTACGGCCCGCGATTGCCCTCCGTAAGCAGACCGACTGCCGTCAGGTCTTCCGGCGAGAAGCCAAGCTGCACCAGGTGCGAACGAACGGTATCGTACCGGCTGGGCGCATACCCCAACATAAACTGCGCGATAGTATCTTGTTCTATGCCGCGCTCCGCCAGGTAGTCGCGCGCGCGGGCCGCTTCCGGCGACTCCTTCAGCAAGCGATGGTAAAGTTGCGCCGCTTCCAGATTAATCTGGCCGAGCGTCTGGTTGCGGCTGCGTTGGCGTTCTTCCTGGCGCGAAAGTTTGATGCCGGCCTCGCGGGCGAGGGATTCTACCGCCTCCACGAAAGAGGCTTTCTCGCGCTCCATGACGAAGGAGATCACGTCGCCGCCACGGCCACAGCCAAAGCACCGCCACGTGCCGCGCTCCGGAAAGACGAAGAACGACGGCGTCTTTTCTTCATGGAAAGGGCAAAGTCCCTTAAGGTAGCGACCGCTCTGCTGCAGCCGGACCGCCGCGTTTACGACGTCCACCAAGGGGACTTGCGCTTTTACATCCTCAACCGGTAACGGCATTCGTTAGTCGTTACTTTCCTCCTCGTGCTCTTCCGGCCTCAGGATTGCGGCAAGGGCGATGTCGTCTCAACCCTGAGAAGAGAAAAACCCTTGCACTATCGTCCGCTTACGCCGCGAAACGTAGCAATACGCAAGTTCCGCGCGCCGGCCGGCGTATCCCAAACCACCCTTTTCGTGTCGCCGATCGCCTGGGCTGACAGTCACGTGCAAGAGGCATGTTGCATTCAGTATACCATACATCGTAGATAATTGGGAATGTCAAGAGGTTAATGTAGTCTCTTTTTGCGGCCCTTTCTGAATTAAGCAACATGGCTCGTCGATGTGTCACTTTGCATGGCGCTTGGAGCAGAGTCCGGCGCCCAGGTGGCTGATGCCTCGCGTAGAATCACGGTTCAGACTAGTTTCTCCTGTTGGCGTACGCTTATCTAAATGTACCGCGGCTATGATATGCTCACACTGAGCAGCGGCAGCGCAAGTCCACTTCGTACCGCCACGAGGCGCGCGGCGCCGGTTTGCAACGGGGCGACTCATGCTTACAGGAGTGTAGCGAAACAATGATTACGCTGGGTGTGATTGGTTGCGGCAACATGGCGCGAAACCACATGCAAAATGCGGTGGTCATGGATGGTGTCCGGCTGCACGGATATGCTGATGTTTTCCCGGATGCCGCCAAGGGGTTTCTCAATGAGTTTGGCGGCGCTTACGCTACGGCGGACGTAAACGAGGTGCTGGCAGACGACGCCATTGACGCCGTGCTCATTTCGACGCACCACGACACCCACGTGACCCTCGGTTTGGCCGCGGCGCAAGCGGGCAAGCACATCCTCATGGAAAAACCCATGTCCATGACGGTGCCGCAATGCGACGCGGTGGTGGAGGCCGTGGAAAAGGCCGGTGTCCGCCTGATGACCGGCTTCAAGCTGCGCTTCGCGCCGCTCATCCAAGAGACCAAACGGCTGGTGCCGGAACCGTTCCTGCTCGTGGGGCAGATGATGTGCAACCGCTGGCCCGATACGCTCTGGGCGGTCGATCCGGTTAAGGGCGGCGGCAACATCCTTTCTCAGGGCTGCCATACGTTCGACCTGGTCTGCTATCTGGCCGGTTCTGAGCCGGTGGAGGTCTTCGCCGTCGGCGGCAACTACACCCACGAGAACAAGACCTACCCCGACAACCTGGCCGGTGTCATTCGTTTCGCGAGTGGTGCGGCGGCGAGTGTCGTCCAAGGCGACGCGGCCGATTCGACTGCGGTCTCCAAGTTCTTCTTCGAGGTCTTCGACAACGGCACGAGCGTACAACTCTACGACCGCTTGCATCGCGCGACGGTTTCCGGCTCAAAAGTAGGGGACCCCGGCGAACGCCACGCCCCTGAGGATGCCGACCCGGAGGGACTGCAGCAAGAACTTACCGAATTCGTCCACGGCTTGCATACCGGCGAGCCCTGGCACATCGGCGCCGATCACCACGCGGGCAGACGCGCCACGGCCCTGGCGCATGCGTTCTTTCGGTCGATTGAGACCGGGCAGCCGCAGTCGCTTACGCTGTAAGCTCTGCGCCCGGAACCCGGGTGATGGACTGCGGCGACTGTAGTCTGAGGCAAGCATGTTACGTGCACAGCGATAGAAGTCTCCATAAAGCAGAGAGGTGAGAAGTCCATGCCGATTGATTTTCATCAACACATCATGGTGCCGACGGACTACGACGCCGGCAACCCGCGCATTGGCGAGCACGTGGTGGCGCACATCGAGGCTCACGGCGGCGGCAAGGCGGTGGTGCTGCCGCTGGCCAAGGGCAACAGCACGGCCATGGCCAAGGAGAAGTGGGGCGTGGAGCAGACGGCCATGCGCACCGACTACGCGCTGCAGGCCTACGATCGTTTTCCCGATACCATCATTCCCTTCTGCCACGTAGACCCCCTGCGGCCCGACGCTTTGGATGAAATCCGAAGGTTCCATGAACTGGGCTGTATGGGCTTTGGCGAACACAAGGTGCGGCTGCCGGTAGACCACCCGGACAGCCTGGACATCTACGAGCTTTGCGGCAAGCTGGGCTGGGTGGTGCTCCTCCACTTCGAGTACCGCAACTACAACTATAACTTCGAGGTCTTCGACCAGGTGCTGGAGTCGTTTCCCGATACGGTATTTGTAGCCCACGCTCAGGCGTGGTGGGCGAACGTGAGCGCCGAAGTGCCCCGCGACTGGCGCGCCGAGGGCTATACCAGCTATCCGCCGGGTCCCGTGGTGCGCGGCGGCCTGAGCGACCAATGGCTGTCCAAGTACCCGAACCTCTATGGGGACATGTCAGCCGGTTCCGGCCTCAATGCGATTTCCCGTGACCCGGAGTTCGGCGCAGAGTTCGTGAACCGCCACTGGAAGCAACTGCTCTGGGCCACGGACTGCCACTGCCTGGACGGCAAGGGCAACTGGGAAGGTATGGGTTCCCGACCTTGCTTCGCCTCGCAGACGCTGCCGCTGCTGAAAGAGTATTGCGACTCGGACGAGAAGTACCACGCGATCACGCAAGGCAACGCCGAGCGCGTGCTGGGACTCTAGGGGAAGCAACGCGAGTCTAAAAGACTTCGCCAGCACCCCATGCCCCGTTAAACTAATCGTGCGCCCCACTTGCCGGAGTCCGGGGCGAGATGGGCTCATTTGATCGGGGGTTCGCCCTGCGCCTCTAGTGAGATTCGCTGCCGAGGGTTCGCCTTGGGCAGATACGTAGTCATGTCCCGTTCGTGCTGAGCTTGTCGAAGTATGAACGGGACATGACTGCAACGAATACGTCCGATAACTAATCATGGTAAAGCTGGCGCACTGTCAGTACACCAGCCATAAGCCCATGTATACCAGCAGAGAAGACCGTTTCTTTCTGCCGCCGTCGCTGGAGCCTTTTACTTTTCTCGCACGACGGTGAAGTCAATCTCCAGCCGGATCTCGTCCACCACACTGACAACCACAGCCACGCGCGGCTTGGTCAAGCCGAATTGCTCAAAGGTAATCGTCGTCTTGGCGGTGCCTGTCGACTCGGGAGCGCCGGCTTGGATGACCGTCTCCCAGGTCACCTCGCTGGTCTGTTCCCGGATCGTGAAGTCGCCGACCATCTGCACCGTCACCTCGCCGGAGGTCGGCAGCGGCCACGGCAGTCCCTGAATCTCTCTCACGACGAACGTAGCATTGGGATACTGGTCCGTCTGCAGAGTGTTGCGCTTGACGTAGCTATCGCGCCGGCTGGAGTCACTGGTCAGACCGGCCAGGCCGACGACGATCTGCGATTCTTCACTCACCACGTTGCCTTCCGCATCCAGCACAATTGTGCCGGTAACGTCCATGGTCTCGCCGATGGCGTCATTGGGCGAGGTCAAATTGGCGAGCTGTTCCCTAATGAGATAGCGGACAGTGGAGCGCGCCGGATCGATCGTAAAGACTACATTGGCGGCAGCGCTACTATCCTTCTGCTCCGGCGCCGAGGTTGCCGCCGGCTCAGCCGTCGCAGCAGGAGCTTCAGTCGCGGGCGCTGCCGTAGGTTCCGGTTCTGCCGGATCGTCACCGCCGCATGCCGCAACACCGAAAATTAGAGCGACAATGAATATGAGTGCAAAGAATCTCCGCATGCTGCTTGGCTCCTTCTGCTCTTGGGTATTCCTGACTACATTATCCCCCTTCATTATATGCGGCGAGACTTAGGACTACCTGAGAAACAGGCCAATTCCTGGGTCAGATTCGTCACCTAAGCTTGTGCCGTGAAGCGCCCGGCGCAAGTGGAAATTGCAAGTGTGCATTGGTACGATAGGTCGTAGCACCCCGTGTAGAAGATAGCTTGAAACCGTCCACAGAATGAAGGAGCTTTGACCAGTGATGAGTCCAGCGAAATTGCGCGAACGCTTGCGCACCGTGATCCCGTTTCCCGTAACCCCATTTAATGATGATTACTCCCTCGACCTCGACGGCCTGCGCCGCAACGTAGACTTTCTGGCCCGCGAAGGCTCTCCCGCCGTCCTGGCGGCAGGCGGCACCGGCGAGTTCTTCTCGCTGACGTTCACTGAGTGGAAGGCTGTGGTTGCCGCCACCGTTGAAGCAGCCGACGGCCGCTGCCTCATGCTGGCGGGCGTTGGCGTGAATCCGGCAGTCAGCGCCGAGATGGCGCAGTTTGCCGAGAGCGTCGGCGTGGACGGACTGCTCATGATGCCGCCCCATTACGGCCAGGCCAGCGATGAAGGCTTCTACCAGTACTACAAGGCCATCGCGGACTCTACTAGCTTGGGCGTTTTCCCCTACGCGCGCGATCACGCGAAGCTCGGCCCGGAATTGGTCGACCGCCTGGCGGACGTGCCCAACATCGTGGCCTTCAAGGACGGCCAGGGCGACGTGCGCATGTTCCAGCGCATCCGCTCCTACGTGGGCGATAAGCTGCTCTGGCTGGCGGGCGTGGGCGACGACATGGTGCACGCGTACTTTGCCGCCGGCGCCGAGGGCTACACCTCCAGCAACGCCAACTACAATCCCAAGTCATCGATCGAGGCGCTGGAACTCGCGCGGGAAGGCCGGTTCAGCGAACTCCAGGCAAAGATCGAACGCGAGACGCTGCCCATCTACGACATACGCTATAAGGTGCGCGGCTACGAAGTCACGGTGATGAAAGAG encodes the following:
- the dnaG gene encoding DNA primase yields the protein MPLPVEDVKAQVPLVDVVNAAVRLQQSGRYLKGLCPFHEEKTPSFFVFPERGTWRCFGCGRGGDVISFVMEREKASFVEAVESLAREAGIKLSRQEERQRSRNQTLGQINLEAAQLYHRLLKESPEAARARDYLAERGIEQDTIAQFMLGYAPSRYDTVRSHLVQLGFSPEDLTAVGLLTEGNRGPYDRFRSRIMFPIRDARGRFCGFGARTLSADIQPKYLNTPQTPLFDKSGLLYGLDLAQQTIRERKQCVIVEGYTDVMMAHQHGETNVVASMGTALTEKHVRAVKSLTTNLVLALDPDAAGSAATMRGLEVARRAFDRVDTRVTVGDVMRLESTLEADIRIAVLPEGKDPDALLREDSDAWKACIDRAVPFVDFAFRRIAQQHDLSSTQGKRRAVEALAPLIADIGDPVARQHYLKRLAQVLDLGIQSEVLMNFMHARRTGRRQSPDLSRQNGEGQANNNGMEQAGDRLEQYLVGLLSVHPQAHELAAEIIDAEDFHQPLYRQAYEHIKTAQGNGTAPLEDTGDETLHALLDQLRRERGAEPHIDEDYLRPTVVAAALRLKQRNVQEEYEDLQLLLANEPADENRPLGSQVRQEILRIGEQLRQVNRALKQTSFMRTP
- a CDS encoding Gfo/Idh/MocA family oxidoreductase; this encodes MITLGVIGCGNMARNHMQNAVVMDGVRLHGYADVFPDAAKGFLNEFGGAYATADVNEVLADDAIDAVLISTHHDTHVTLGLAAAQAGKHILMEKPMSMTVPQCDAVVEAVEKAGVRLMTGFKLRFAPLIQETKRLVPEPFLLVGQMMCNRWPDTLWAVDPVKGGGNILSQGCHTFDLVCYLAGSEPVEVFAVGGNYTHENKTYPDNLAGVIRFASGAAASVVQGDAADSTAVSKFFFEVFDNGTSVQLYDRLHRATVSGSKVGDPGERHAPEDADPEGLQQELTEFVHGLHTGEPWHIGADHHAGRRATALAHAFFRSIETGQPQSLTL
- a CDS encoding amidohydrolase family protein; this encodes MPIDFHQHIMVPTDYDAGNPRIGEHVVAHIEAHGGGKAVVLPLAKGNSTAMAKEKWGVEQTAMRTDYALQAYDRFPDTIIPFCHVDPLRPDALDEIRRFHELGCMGFGEHKVRLPVDHPDSLDIYELCGKLGWVVLLHFEYRNYNYNFEVFDQVLESFPDTVFVAHAQAWWANVSAEVPRDWRAEGYTSYPPGPVVRGGLSDQWLSKYPNLYGDMSAGSGLNAISRDPEFGAEFVNRHWKQLLWATDCHCLDGKGNWEGMGSRPCFASQTLPLLKEYCDSDEKYHAITQGNAERVLGL
- a CDS encoding YceI family protein, giving the protein MRRFFALIFIVALIFGVAACGGDDPAEPEPTAAPATEAPAATAEPAATSAPEQKDSSAAANVVFTIDPARSTVRYLIREQLANLTSPNDAIGETMDVTGTIVLDAEGNVVSEESQIVVGLAGLTSDSSRRDSYVKRNTLQTDQYPNATFVVREIQGLPWPLPTSGEVTVQMVGDFTIREQTSEVTWETVIQAGAPESTGTAKTTITFEQFGLTKPRVAVVVSVVDEIRLEIDFTVVREK
- a CDS encoding dihydrodipicolinate synthase family protein, with product MSPAKLRERLRTVIPFPVTPFNDDYSLDLDGLRRNVDFLAREGSPAVLAAGGTGEFFSLTFTEWKAVVAATVEAADGRCLMLAGVGVNPAVSAEMAQFAESVGVDGLLMMPPHYGQASDEGFYQYYKAIADSTSLGVFPYARDHAKLGPELVDRLADVPNIVAFKDGQGDVRMFQRIRSYVGDKLLWLAGVGDDMVHAYFAAGAEGYTSSNANYNPKSSIEALELAREGRFSELQAKIERETLPIYDIRYKVRGYEVTVMKEVMMAIGLAGGPVRPPLAELSPDDKAAVHAAVAKIGLWELVSA